In Candidatus Neomarinimicrobiota bacterium, the DNA window GAAGCGGTTATGGAAAAAAAACCAAAACCCATATTATCATTTGAAGAAAGAATGGACCTGGCTAGCTCGATTAAGTATGTAGATGGTGTCGTAGCCCAAACAAGCTATTCGCCGTTGGAAAACATTAAGGATATCCGACCTGATATTTTGATGGAAAGTAGTAGTCATGATGAAACTGAAATCGGAAAATGTAGAGACTATATAGAGAGTATTGGTGGTAGAGTAATTGTTATTCCATATTATCCCTCTCAATCATCAACAAATATCAAAAAAACAATTAATAACAAGTAAAGAGAAACTCCAAATTATGAAAAAAACAATAATACTCATATCAGTTCTTGCTCTCGTTAGCGGTTTCATTTTTACAGGATGTGGTACCACGAAAGAGGATAGCTCAAATCTCTTGAGAATGGTGTTTGTACCTGCCAGTGAAAAAGGTGATGAGAACGATTTTTCCTCCTTGCTTGCCATCATTGAAAAGAATACGGGTTTTACCATCGAAAGCATCAATGTGACAGATTATAACGCAGCGGTTGAGGCCATGCGTGCTGGCCGGGCAGACCTGGCCTGGTTTGGAGCAAAAACCTATATTCAGGCAGCTGAGTTGGCCGGTGCTGAAGCGTTTGCAGTGGGAGTCCCCAAGGGTAAGCAATCAGCATCATATAAGACGCATTTTATTGTTAAAAAAGGAAGCGAGATTACAGCCTTTACTAAGCAGCAAATGCAAGGTACAAAACTGGTGTTAAACCATGTAGGTTCAACCAGTGGAGACTTAATTCCTCGTTTTGAATTGCTGCAAATCGATTTGGACACAAAAGATCTAGATAATTTTTCTATAGTCCAATATGCTGGTAGTCATGATGCGGCAATTATGGCTGTATTATTTGGGACTGCTGAGGTTGGTGGTGTTAGTTCTGTTAATTGGGATGCCCGTATAAAGG includes these proteins:
- the phnD gene encoding phosphate/phosphite/phosphonate ABC transporter substrate-binding protein, translating into MKKTIILISVLALVSGFIFTGCGTTKEDSSNLLRMVFVPASEKGDENDFSSLLAIIEKNTGFTIESINVTDYNAAVEAMRAGRADLAWFGAKTYIQAAELAGAEAFAVGVPKGKQSASYKTHFIVKKGSEITAFTKQQMQGTKLVLNHVGSTSGDLIPRFELLQIDLDTKDLDNFSIVQYAGSHDAAIMAVLFGTAEVGGVSSVNWDARIKDATIKAEDFTIIHSSPPIMGAPLAYKNTLPADVKQKIKQAVLEAHKFGTIGGYGGEMDHYESVEDADYNITRDIAKTVK
- a CDS encoding adenylyltransferase/cytidyltransferase family protein, whose product is MKIVYSYYVLDIVHKGHLHMMKNSKAMAGEDGKLIVGILTDEAVMEKKPKPILSFEERMDLASSIKYVDGVVAQTSYSPLENIKDIRPDILMESSSHDETEIGKCRDYIESIGGRVIVIPYYPSQSSTNIKKTINNK